A region of the Dermacentor albipictus isolate Rhodes 1998 colony chromosome 4, USDA_Dalb.pri_finalv2, whole genome shotgun sequence genome:
TAGTACACATAGGCCGCGCTCGAAAACTCCGTAACGCCATCCCCGTATTCGATCCACCCGCTCACTCCCGATGGCACTTTCTCCACCGAAATTTAGTCTTAGTGCTTTAAACCGCTCCTTCATTATAACAGGAAACCCCCCTTCGGGCGTCAACATCTTCGCGACCGCTAACAACCGCGTCGCATTCTTTCATCCTCGATGGCGTCGTTAAGAACGCTGCATCACCCTTATTTTTTCTCCTGCCTTGATTTAGTGCGCTCCGCGGTGTCTTGTGCACGGTGATCTGGAGCAGCGTATCACGTTTCTCGAGGAAAAAGCCGAGACATGGACGCTGTAAGGTCGCTttgattgttcgggttcttaagtctcacgaatcggcctcgtgctttgtgtatagagagggggttcacttccccccatgtcagcggggcgacagttgctgtgttatgcggggtcacaggcaacgcgcggggttgggtgacgcgtcgcggcaggtgccaggcgggcgtgtgccgattcctgggagtcagtattgtgcgcacgatgttggcagtccgccgacgggtcacacagaccagccttgaaacgaaccgctgtacaaaaggtattgtgggtctggcgcccgagtccctgactaattggaggcgccgccgaggttaagaaggacttagcaactctgactccgtgccgcatgcagtgagcatggacctaatcctctacgcctccggaacgtaatcgccagccttgttgttgggtgcgactgcctgcgtggtgtctaagaccagcttaccgtgcacgctgtaggaatgcggtgcacacgtaaagagtgcattcgcacgacggcgtcttggaaacacgcactcaaagaactttgtcttgtagacaataaatttgaaggacaaggagggtcatccgtctcccagacggccaaactttgagtacagcggcacttcgtggtgccggtgcccctgcttccgagacatgtgcagcctagacgccgttggcatttgaaacggtctggcgataacttgttcgggcctggcgtgttttgctgagccggtcactcactacggataaatgagagggcaacggagttttggcgaagaaggaaaagagctttgttttccaatatgtttatttttaagagtaagccgatccctgtgggttgtggcttaacaaacggttgactctgattggcaactgaacctgtgggacgcgccaacggccctaccgcctttttttctttgtatatttgggctataaaaatcgggacgacatgctgtccctcagacttggctgagatcaggattgctgatagaccagtgagcctccgtactatgtacgttaaaacgactctgggctctaacagtcattgagacagtcgaagagtgagaccttgtttctcagttgttcaaaattgtaatgtatttgttgtacctgccatgtatatagaaaagtttacgtataaatacttcttgtacatctgacctcatcgtttcctgcctgcgtttgaccaacaactgccgatcatcgtccgataagcttcaagttccaacggtgaagcgaggacggagaacgaacgaaactttactggcgcagccgacaggatcggcaagccccacaacgagcaacgagcagcgagccaggcgcaaggcATCAGAGGGCTACCAGCCAATTCCGCAACGGTTGCAATTCATCTGGACGAGGACGTCAGGCggcgcccccagcagcaacgggtgagcgggattccttgcgttttgtctaggttggcatggctgttgttcagtggggttaatggtgttcacgcgcagaacagcaaatgcgagtgaggctaacgtaaacattgatacggcatctgaacaaagagagggtcagagacggcaggaactacaacgcatcggagagaccgagtctgagacgtcggatactaaaatggatagtgagacgcaaggagcttcgcaggctccgagcacgacagatccagaggtcatggcggtgagacgcctggagctggagctggaaaaggtgcgcctacagctagagtgcgagcgcattgctctaCGGAGAGTGGAGCTTGAGCAGTTGGGCAGGCCGCCTTCGGTGTCGGAAGGAAGCGATCGGCGCGGTGCCATCACGGATGGAATAGCACAatgtgctaaagtgcttaaggcataccggttgccgtgtgacgctgacgttccGATATGGTTTGATGAGGTGGAAAAGTTGTTTGCATCTTTTCAAGTACCGGCACATAGCCGTGTACATTTGATCATGCCGGCGCTGGCCGAGCGGGTTCGTTATCTGTTGCGTGGCCTTAATGACGAGGAATGTACAGATTATGAGACTGTAAAGAAGGCAGTATTGGATGAACTTAAGCTCACGCCAGCTAAATACTTGGAGAGGTTTGAGAAGGCAtctaaacgaaaggaggaaacttgGGCTCAGTTCGCGTCCCGCGCTAGAACCTATTTGGCCTATTACCTTCAGTCTCGCACTGCAAACACCAAAGAAGCTATGACGGAGCTTATGGTCGCTGACCGTATGAAAGCTAGTCTAAGCTCAGAAGCCCTAGAATATGTTCTTTTGCGGGAAGGCGAAGATTGGTTTAAGCCAGTGGAGGTGGCAAAAGTACTCGAGACTTTCgagcaagctaaagggaaaggacgagcaactaaGCCAGCCGCAACAGCCTCATTGCCGCAGCGCACAAAACTAGCTGGCCCGCAGAGGACAAATTTGAGATGCCACGTGTGTCATATACAGGGTcacctagccagagactgcccaaaagcttcagataaagaaccgcaggggaagccaccgactgtgcaaaaacaaagggtacagaAGGTTGCTGTTGTAAGTGAAGAACCTCCACCAGAGCAAGAAAGGGTGCTAAGCGCTAGAGTACATGTCGTAGCTCAAAATGCTAGCTCGGGGAGGTCGAAGCTGGACCTAATCCCTATCATGTGCGGGGATATAGCAACGGAAGCTGTGTTGGACACAGGTAGTGAGATAACGGTAGTCCGTAAAAGTATGTTGCCCATCGATTTACAGGAGCCATCACGAACAGTAAGACTTGAGTCGGCATTCGGAAACACCATTCGAGCTAAGCTAGCTACGCTGCCCGTAGGCATGCATCGCCCGGGGGCTGTGATACAACCGCAGAGGATCGATCTGGTGTGCGCGGTTACCGACGAACTTGCAAACGGGGTTGACTGCCTGCTgtcaaaggaagattgggaactactacgggcgcaggaaaaagaggagtttggagaggaaaataTTCCGCGGGCAGGGGTCCGATCAGTCGAAATGGTCGATAACACTGAGCCGGACTGCGGTCTAAGTTGCGAAGAAACGACAGATGAAATCCCTAAATTGCAAGGGAATAGTTTGATGCAGGATGCCAATGGGGTGCCCAGTCCAGCGGGAGCTAGAACTAACCGAGAGTGTAGCTGAGTTGACAGGCACCGAGTGCCAGAGCAAATATGCTCTAGTTTACGATAGGAGGGCACGGACAAAAGAATTTAATGTCGGGGACCAAGTACTCCTCTTTGACACAGGTTgggcactcaagaaatttgactactggcttttcggagcagtggtgaatgttgtctctgatcataacccactgtcatatttgacaaccagcaccccgcaaggggccaagttagcaagatgggcgctttcactacagcgctacaaTGTAACGGTGCGTCACCGGAAAGGAACATGTAACGCCAATGCTGATGCATTGTCAAGGCTCTCGAATCATTCGTGGGAGCCAATCGAGTAaagagcaggaaagaaaggatagacagaaacagccatgccagctgggacaggcgtgaatgttcccgttcacccgaaggatgtgtgcgtgggacagttcagccttggtggaactttctgtggctgttgtcgtctatgtatgtgagggttataagactatggacatactatgtatataacctgcatatgttactttgctgctgttgtgccgtgcagtgcgttggagtgttcctgtacatacatgagtgtttcttttgcatgctcactgtcatgaatgtgttgagctttcgcccttttctttttgtcgctgtgagaaaattgttttttctccgtggtcctttcagttaattttcctgttccttacggactccgcagcacccgtgttgggcagcgtatgtcaattttctttgacgacggaaccttcagagcctaaatcttacgatacagcgccctttggctcttgtagtatagctgggaacattgtaagcccagtatactctttaggagggacgtgtaaggtcgctttgattgttcgggttcttaagtctcacgaatcggcctcgtgctttgtgtatagagagggggttcacttccccccatgtcagcggggcgacagttgctgtgttatgcggggtcacaggcaacgcgcggggttgggtgacgcgtcgcggcaggtgccaggcgggcgtgtgccgattcctgggagtcagtattgtgcgcacgatgttggcagtccgccgacgggtcacacagaccagccttgaaacgaaccgctgtacaaaaggtattgtgggtctggcgcccgagtccctgactaattggaggcgccgccgaggttaagaaggacttagcaactctgactccatgccgcatgcagtgagcatggacctaatcctctacgcctccggaacgtaatcgccagccttgttgttgggtgcgactgcctgcgtggtgtctaagaccagcttaccgtgcacgctgtaggaatgcggtgcacacgtaaagagtgcattcgcacgacggcgtcttggaaacacgcactcaaagaactttgtcttgtagacaataaatttgaaggacaaggagggtcatccgtctcccagacggccaaactttgagtacagcggcacttcgtggtgccggtgcccctgcttccgagacatgtgcagcctagacgccgttggcatttgaaacggtctggcgataacttgttcgggcctggcgtgttttgctgagccggtcactcactacggagaaatgagagggcaacggagttttggcgaagaaggaaaagagctttgttttccaatatgtttatttttaagagtaagccgatccctgtgggttgtggcttaacaaacggttgactctgattggcaactgaacctgtgggacgcgccaacggccctaccgcctttttttctttgtatatttgggctataaaaatcgggacgacatgctgtccctcagacttggctgagatcaggattgctgatagaccagtgagcctccgtactatgtacgttaaaacgagtctgggctctaacagtcattgagacagtcgaagagtgagaccttgtttctcagttgttcaaaattgtaatgtatttgttgtacctgccatgtatatagaaaagtttacgtataaatacttcttgtacatctgacctcatcgtttcctgcctgcgtttgaccaacaactgccgatcatcgtccgataagcttcaagttccaacggtgaagcgaggacggagaacgaacgaaactttactgacGCTTCCATTACAAAAACTGGGGAAAGCTGCCCACCAGTCCAAGTTTGCTGTCCTATCGATTACGCTACCATCTGTGAAGCAGTGCAGTTCAAATGATAGCGAATTGTTTGATATTTAGCATGTTCCTAGGCCAACTGCTCTAATGGTTTCAGATAGGCCTCAGTTCTCAGATGTAATTCGCTGAAAAGCTCAACGCCTGAGCGTTGCGCTTATTGTTGTAATTGCTTCCTTGAAACCTAACTATGTCGCCTGCGACAGTGTCAATTGCGACACATGTGGCCGTAGAAGAAACAATGAAACACCTGCTTTGTGATTGCCCAAGATAAAAAGATTAGAAACTGGCGCTTCTGACAGCTCTGGGGCGGTTAGATGACAAGCCTTTTACAGAAGAGATCTTGGGACCGTGACCACGTCAAAAAGGCCAAAGACAAAAAAGCGCTGCTGCGCTTCTTGAGATGCACTAGCTTCTATGACCGCTTGTGATGGAGCCAACGAAGTTCGCTTTAATATGTGTGTGTCCGTGCAAAGTGCGAACCTATGTGCGCCTTTCATCTTTCAGTCCCGTTTTCCGCTTCTCCAATGCAGGGTAGGCTATCGGGCTCAGCCCGGTCAACCTACCTCCGCTTCCCAAACTAATTCTTTCTCTTTTGAGGTGAAGGCTACAGAAAA
Encoded here:
- the LOC139059469 gene encoding uncharacterized protein, producing the protein MAVRRLELELEKVRLQLECERIALRRVELEQLGRPPSVSEGSDRRGAITDGIAQCAKVLKAYRLPCDADVPIWFDEVEKLFASFQVPAHSRVHLIMPALAERVRYLLRGLNDEECTDYETVKKAVLDELKLTPAKYLERFEKASKRKEETWAQFASRARTYLAYYLQSRTANTKEAMTELMVADRMKASLSSEALEYVLLREGEDWFKPVEVAKVLETFEQAKGKGRATKPAATASLPQRTKLAGPQRTNLRCHVCHIQGHLARDCPKASDKEPQGKPPTVQKQRVQKVAVVSEEPPPEQERVLSARVHVVAQNASSGRSKLDLIPIMCGDIATEAVLDTGSEITVVRKSMLPIDLQEPSRTVRLESAFGNTIRAKLATLPVGMHRPGAVIQPQRIDLVCAVTDELANGVDCLLSKEDWELLRAQEKEEFGEENIPRAGVRSVEMVDNTEPDCGLSCEETTDEIPKLQGNSLMQDANGVPSPAGARTNRECS